A portion of the Phycisphaerae bacterium genome contains these proteins:
- a CDS encoding aldolase: protein MRPSIVKRKLGSDESVLVVKICFTDPNLVELAGRMGFDCAWICLEHRALDPSVLDSMLRAGRAGNIDCIIRLGPSALDEIPPLLEAGATGLMIPHVSSAERARQVVEHAKFPPLGNRGLETINADADFGLLPLDQYLKSANDETFIVAQIEDTEAVERVDEIAAVKGLDVLFVGPADLSLSLGLPGQMTHPRVFEAVQRVARACRQNGIACGTSGINPDYTRKLFDAGVRYFTGASDYRGVVSGFREAQQTYAPFGCRFEH from the coding sequence ATGCGCCCCAGCATCGTCAAGCGCAAGCTCGGCAGCGACGAATCCGTCCTCGTGGTCAAGATATGCTTCACCGATCCGAATCTGGTGGAACTCGCCGGCCGCATGGGCTTCGACTGCGCCTGGATCTGCCTCGAACACCGCGCCCTGGACCCGTCGGTGCTCGATTCGATGCTCCGCGCCGGCCGCGCCGGCAACATCGACTGCATCATCCGCCTCGGCCCCTCCGCCCTCGACGAGATTCCGCCCCTCCTGGAGGCTGGAGCGACCGGATTGATGATCCCACACGTCAGCTCAGCCGAACGCGCCCGTCAGGTCGTTGAACACGCCAAGTTCCCGCCGCTGGGCAACCGGGGACTGGAGACGATCAACGCCGACGCGGACTTCGGTCTACTGCCGCTGGATCAGTACCTTAAGTCGGCCAACGACGAGACGTTCATCGTCGCCCAGATCGAAGACACCGAAGCGGTTGAGCGCGTCGACGAGATCGCCGCCGTCAAGGGACTCGACGTCCTGTTCGTCGGGCCCGCCGACCTGTCCTTGAGTCTCGGCCTGCCCGGACAGATGACCCATCCGCGCGTCTTCGAGGCCGTTCAGCGGGTCGCCCGCGCCTGTCGCCAGAACGGGATCGCCTGCGGCACCTCCGGCATCAACCCCGACTACACCCGCAAGCTCTTCGACGCCGGAGTCCGCTATTTCACCGGCGCCTCCGACTACCGCGGCGTGGTCTCCGGCTTCAGGGAAGCTCAGCAGACCTACGCCCCCTTCGGCTGCCGGTTCGAGCACTGA
- the corA gene encoding magnesium/cobalt transporter CorA — MGRLYHRSSKKTGLPPGTVVHVGAQKAEPVRINVIDYDTERFSEKQVSSVTKTAPCRESPTVTWINVDGVHDPQVIHKLAETFGIHPLVAEDVASTSQRAKAEDFGDYVFVVLRMIRWDQEKSQIDSEQVSIVLGQNFVITFQEHPGDVFDSVRERIRQSRGRVRSEKADYLAYALIDVIVDNYFAVLEALGERIEMLEGELVNHPSRAMLHELHRLKREVLLLRKSVWPVREIIGVLERAPEILVARSTMPFLRDVYDHSIRVAETIETFRDLLTGMLDIYLSSVGNRSNDIMRILTMMMSIFVPLTFIAGLYGMNFQYMPELSWHWGYYASLGVMAAVALVMLLFFRKRGWI; from the coding sequence ATGGGTCGTCTGTACCATCGAAGCTCGAAGAAAACGGGGCTGCCGCCGGGAACCGTCGTGCACGTGGGCGCCCAGAAGGCCGAACCGGTCCGGATCAACGTCATCGACTACGACACCGAACGCTTCTCCGAGAAACAGGTGAGCTCGGTGACCAAGACCGCGCCGTGTCGCGAGTCGCCGACGGTCACCTGGATCAACGTCGACGGCGTCCACGACCCGCAGGTCATCCACAAACTGGCGGAGACCTTCGGCATCCACCCCCTGGTGGCCGAGGACGTCGCCAGCACCTCTCAGCGGGCCAAGGCCGAAGACTTCGGCGACTACGTCTTTGTCGTTCTGCGGATGATCCGATGGGACCAGGAAAAGTCGCAGATCGACAGCGAACAGGTGAGCATCGTCCTTGGACAGAACTTCGTCATCACGTTCCAGGAACACCCGGGCGACGTCTTCGACTCCGTGCGCGAACGGATCCGCCAGAGCCGAGGCCGCGTTCGTAGCGAAAAGGCCGACTACCTCGCCTACGCCCTGATCGACGTGATCGTCGACAACTACTTCGCCGTCCTCGAGGCCTTGGGCGAGCGGATCGAAATGCTGGAAGGCGAACTGGTCAACCACCCCTCGCGCGCGATGCTCCACGAACTGCACCGGCTCAAACGTGAAGTCCTCCTGCTCCGCAAGTCCGTCTGGCCGGTCCGCGAGATCATCGGCGTGCTGGAACGCGCGCCGGAAATCCTGGTCGCCCGATCCACCATGCCGTTCCTGCGAGACGTCTACGACCATTCCATCCGCGTGGCTGAGACCATCGAGACCTTCCGCGACCTGCTGACCGGCATGCTCGACATCTACCTCTCCAGCGTCGGCAATCGCAGCAACGACATCATGCGCATACTGACGATGATGATGTCCATCTTCGTCCCTCTGACCTTCATCGCCGGACTCTACGGCATGAACTTCCAATACATGCCCGAACTCTCCTGGCACTGGGGCTACTACGCCTCACTCGGCGTGATGGCCGCGGTCGCCCTGGTCATGCTCCTCTTCTTCCGTAAGCGAGGATGGATCTAG
- a CDS encoding glycosyltransferase family 39 protein, with protein MFEGASSAESDNAFMSPAVGLVVLVTLGVAACLWGMDAGPPLSDHEAIVPQCARQIRQSGQWLIPHFNRVPFIRKTPLQFWAVAGISYVSDPPDQDPPVSVLAARLPSGVAGVLTVLAVYALGRYAYGKRVGLVAGLVAGGSLGVMFYSHNAQTEMLLALFAAASMASFYRGLAEERREGLYLMGGFACMGLGMLAKGPLPIPLVGLPMVVYWGLAAPIQRAAEGSGGALIGRVFRAIVGQVFRRRTLWFTPGVLLFFAIAAPWPLYVYLKVPDAVALWRTEFFDRYEGLLSSRPKPFWYYLPLLIGLTVPFCLSLPEAIIAPFRDKYRKERAGMLFALVWVTVQVIFLSTSPFKRPHYLVPVVPGACLLLAPVIARLFLDDPAPRKSRVRLAIIALAIAMAVGLPWGVWEMHEEYPGILWMALPTCGLILIGLGICCGLFWRERRPASLMALAVTSIIGFAWVWSALGRSDVNMGEVRLAEAMRRLGIDEGDQITFAVGRPDARLGYYLGTQVQPLFTELEIATRRRGRIEVSEEILWEGIARVEALLNSEEEHYLIFEADELNSLKMMLPDIRYTEVLRVPTHPKDRSRDLVVITNTWNTGEEEDLDGDDRAPPPVFNPTSS; from the coding sequence ATGTTCGAAGGGGCATCATCCGCCGAGTCGGATAACGCATTCATGTCGCCGGCGGTGGGGTTGGTGGTTCTGGTGACGCTGGGGGTGGCGGCGTGCTTATGGGGAATGGACGCGGGTCCGCCGCTGTCGGACCATGAGGCGATCGTACCGCAGTGCGCCCGGCAGATACGGCAGAGTGGGCAGTGGCTGATCCCGCACTTCAATCGGGTTCCCTTCATTCGCAAGACCCCACTTCAGTTCTGGGCGGTGGCGGGGATATCTTACGTGAGCGATCCGCCGGACCAGGATCCGCCGGTGAGCGTGTTGGCGGCGCGTCTGCCGTCGGGAGTGGCGGGGGTGCTGACGGTCCTGGCGGTCTACGCGCTGGGCCGATACGCCTATGGAAAGCGGGTGGGCCTGGTGGCGGGCCTGGTGGCGGGGGGGAGTCTGGGGGTAATGTTCTATTCGCACAACGCGCAGACGGAGATGCTGTTGGCGTTGTTTGCGGCTGCGTCGATGGCGAGTTTCTACCGCGGCCTGGCCGAGGAGCGGCGCGAGGGATTGTACCTGATGGGCGGGTTTGCGTGTATGGGGCTGGGCATGCTGGCGAAGGGGCCGCTGCCCATTCCCCTGGTGGGATTGCCGATGGTGGTTTACTGGGGGCTGGCCGCGCCGATTCAGCGGGCAGCGGAGGGGTCGGGGGGGGCCTTGATCGGCCGGGTATTCAGGGCAATCGTCGGGCAGGTCTTCCGCAGGCGGACGTTGTGGTTTACTCCGGGGGTGTTGCTGTTCTTCGCAATCGCCGCTCCATGGCCGCTCTATGTGTACCTGAAGGTGCCGGACGCGGTGGCGTTGTGGCGGACGGAGTTTTTCGACCGATACGAGGGGCTGCTCAGCAGCCGGCCAAAGCCATTCTGGTACTATCTTCCGCTTCTGATCGGGTTGACCGTGCCGTTCTGCCTGTCGCTGCCGGAGGCGATCATCGCCCCGTTCCGCGACAAGTACCGGAAGGAACGGGCGGGCATGCTGTTTGCGCTGGTGTGGGTAACGGTACAGGTGATCTTCCTGAGCACCTCGCCCTTCAAGCGTCCGCACTATCTGGTTCCGGTGGTGCCCGGGGCGTGCCTGCTGCTGGCCCCGGTGATCGCTCGGCTGTTTCTGGACGATCCGGCGCCGCGGAAGTCGCGCGTGCGACTGGCGATTATCGCGTTGGCGATCGCGATGGCGGTCGGCCTGCCGTGGGGCGTCTGGGAGATGCATGAGGAATACCCGGGGATTCTCTGGATGGCACTGCCGACGTGCGGGCTGATTCTCATCGGTCTGGGCATCTGCTGCGGCCTGTTCTGGAGGGAACGTCGTCCGGCGAGTTTGATGGCGCTGGCGGTCACATCGATCATCGGGTTCGCGTGGGTGTGGTCGGCCCTGGGTCGCAGCGACGTGAACATGGGGGAGGTCCGTCTGGCGGAAGCAATGAGGCGGCTGGGGATCGACGAGGGCGACCAGATCACGTTCGCGGTGGGCCGGCCGGACGCCCGTCTGGGTTACTACCTTGGAACACAAGTCCAGCCGTTGTTCACCGAACTGGAGATCGCGACGCGGCGGCGCGGGCGCATCGAGGTCTCCGAGGAGATTCTGTGGGAAGGCATTGCCCGTGTGGAGGCCCTTCTGAACAGTGAAGAAGAGCACTATCTGATTTTCGAGGCCGATGAACTGAACTCGTTGAAGATGATGCTCCCGGACATTCGGTATACGGAAGTCCTGCGCGTGCCCACGCATCCGAAAGACCGCAGCAGGGATCTTGTGGTGATCACCAACACGTGGAATACCGGCGAGGAGGAGGACTTGGATGGCGATGACCGCGCGCCCCCGCCGGTGTTCAACCCGACCTCGTCCTGA
- a CDS encoding dihydrodipicolinate synthase family protein, translated as MKTKDEVRAAIRGPVASIKTPFHRDGEIDWKGLRRQVDFIVEAGVGTIILTYGDSLYTILTDDEVAQMTKVTVEQAAGRALVVAADRIWARPKEVAFARYCREVGADMLMVLPPDWAQSCTAETMVDHYAAAAEHIPVMVVTNVFIPRGMAFGLKVLKLAMERVDGIWAVKDDMCGEFARRMCMLVGEKWATFSGGQKQNHFDVWPYGVDGYLATYVDFAPSVTWAYWQAIEKGDAAAARDIIRDYDMPLFDLVCGFEGGFDSGTHGAMELFGIIERWRRPPYKTITDAEMEKLRAFFREKKLL; from the coding sequence ATGAAGACGAAGGATGAGGTTCGGGCGGCGATCCGGGGTCCGGTGGCGTCGATCAAGACGCCGTTCCACCGGGACGGCGAAATCGACTGGAAAGGCCTGCGGCGGCAGGTGGATTTCATCGTCGAAGCGGGCGTCGGCACGATCATCCTGACCTACGGCGACAGCCTCTACACGATCCTTACCGACGATGAAGTCGCGCAGATGACGAAGGTCACGGTCGAGCAGGCGGCCGGCCGGGCACTGGTGGTGGCGGCCGACCGGATCTGGGCCCGGCCGAAGGAGGTCGCCTTCGCCAGGTACTGCCGCGAGGTCGGCGCCGACATGCTGATGGTGCTGCCGCCGGACTGGGCCCAGTCGTGCACCGCGGAGACGATGGTCGACCACTACGCCGCCGCGGCTGAGCATATCCCGGTGATGGTGGTGACCAACGTGTTCATCCCGCGCGGGATGGCCTTCGGCCTCAAGGTGCTCAAGCTGGCCATGGAGCGGGTTGACGGCATCTGGGCGGTCAAGGACGACATGTGCGGCGAGTTCGCCAGGCGGATGTGTATGCTCGTCGGCGAGAAGTGGGCGACGTTCTCGGGCGGGCAGAAGCAGAACCACTTCGACGTCTGGCCTTACGGCGTGGACGGCTATCTGGCCACGTACGTCGATTTCGCTCCAAGCGTGACGTGGGCGTACTGGCAGGCGATCGAAAAGGGCGACGCCGCTGCGGCGCGGGACATCATTCGCGACTACGACATGCCGCTTTTCGACCTGGTGTGCGGCTTCGAGGGCGGGTTCGACTCGGGAACCCACGGGGCGATGGAGCTGTTCGGGATCATCGAGCGCTGGCGCCGTCCGCCCTACAAGACGATCACCGACGCGGAGATGGAGAAGCTGCGGGCGTTCTTCCGTGAAAAGAAGCTGCTGTAA